Proteins encoded by one window of Porphyrobacter sp. YT40:
- a CDS encoding TonB-dependent receptor, with product MKKHALLKAGAATAVIALTVGAPAFAQDADVTTDNTAEAEEVQAIVVTGTRLRSPNLESASPVTVVTAEEFALTGTTRVEDLINSLPQVFAAQGGNIANGASGIATLNLRNLGPERTLVLINGRRMAPGTPSTSASDINFIPAALIERTDVLTGGASSVYGADAVAGVVNFVLDTDFEGFKINLNYGVYNHNNRAASDVRAANDARGFGYPTGMVTDGGTFDATVAFGSSFDDGRGRVTAYAGYRKIDPVLQARRDYSSCSLSARTAAQASAANGNRYTCGGSATSANGTAIYFDDFDDLTDLEGGGPDGDQPDGVADSLTSTLSQFGPNRTLLPGFTAFNFGPLNYFQRPDERYTAGVFADYEISSALKPYMEFMFMDDRTVAQIAPSGNFGNTLSINCDNPLLGAGQVAAFCDDENLLVSPLPGDAFFTVGNVARENAARAERNIGEPQLPTTPFDFIDPLTGNTYNRGFLQLLRRNVEGGARQDDLQHVSYRAVIGMRGELSPAWSYDAYYQYGRNNYNQTYLNDFSVTRLGRALDIVEGPNGTPVCRSTLDGSDVNCVPWDIFSPGTVAPSDASIQYLSTPGFSRGIVSQQVASAYLSGSLGEYGFKTPWADQGVDVVFGAEYRKESLEFNSDTAFSTGDLAGQGAATLPVRGSFDVTEFFTEIRLPIAQDSWVYDFTLTGGYRYSDYSTGVNTDTYKIEGEFAPTRDFRLRGGYNRAVRAPTVQDLFAPNLVALDGSSDPCAGFTITAADTGCLAQGLTVGQFVAPNPADQYNGFVGGNANLNPEKADTYTGGVVLTPTFLPGFTASVDYFNIAIEQAIGGIGSDTILAACTASADPFFCGLINRDPSGSLWRSAAGFTTNVTQNIGGFETSGIDAQVNYSTEIGNAGTLSFNFLGTWTEKLVIDTGVSIPGTDQTYDCVGLYGNVCGQPTPEWRHQARLGFNTRSGFGASLRWRYFDSVTVDAVENNTNLRNVSAAGPAPGGVARPGVAKFDDVSYFDLTFTFEAADNFNFVLGANNVLDKAPQTTGSQACPAGSCNGNVYAQLYDALGRYIFAGVTLDF from the coding sequence ATGAAGAAGCACGCGCTTCTCAAGGCCGGTGCGGCAACCGCCGTCATCGCCCTGACCGTTGGTGCCCCTGCATTTGCGCAGGACGCCGACGTCACCACCGATAACACCGCAGAGGCTGAAGAAGTCCAGGCGATCGTCGTTACCGGCACCCGTCTGCGCTCGCCGAACCTCGAATCGGCCAGCCCCGTCACCGTCGTGACCGCGGAAGAATTCGCCCTGACCGGGACGACCCGCGTCGAAGATCTCATCAACTCGCTGCCGCAGGTGTTCGCTGCCCAGGGCGGCAACATCGCCAACGGCGCGAGCGGTATTGCGACCCTCAACCTGCGCAACCTCGGCCCCGAGCGGACCCTGGTGCTGATCAACGGCCGCCGCATGGCGCCGGGCACGCCCTCGACCTCCGCGTCGGACATCAACTTCATCCCCGCCGCGCTGATCGAACGTACCGACGTTCTGACCGGCGGTGCCTCGTCGGTGTACGGCGCGGACGCGGTTGCGGGCGTTGTGAACTTCGTGCTCGACACCGACTTCGAAGGCTTCAAGATCAACCTCAACTACGGTGTCTACAACCACAACAACCGTGCGGCTTCCGATGTGCGCGCCGCCAATGACGCGCGCGGCTTCGGCTATCCGACCGGCATGGTCACCGATGGCGGCACCTTCGATGCCACCGTTGCCTTCGGCAGCAGCTTCGACGACGGTCGTGGCCGTGTCACTGCCTACGCCGGCTACCGCAAGATCGATCCGGTGCTGCAGGCCCGCCGCGACTACTCGTCGTGCTCGCTCTCGGCTCGTACTGCCGCGCAGGCTTCGGCTGCCAACGGCAACCGCTACACCTGCGGCGGCTCGGCCACCTCGGCCAACGGCACCGCGATCTATTTCGACGATTTCGATGACCTGACCGACCTCGAAGGCGGTGGCCCCGACGGCGATCAGCCCGATGGCGTCGCGGATTCGCTGACCTCGACCCTGTCGCAGTTCGGCCCCAACCGCACGCTGCTGCCGGGCTTCACCGCGTTCAACTTCGGTCCGCTGAACTACTTCCAGCGTCCCGACGAACGTTACACCGCCGGTGTCTTCGCCGATTACGAGATCTCCAGCGCGCTCAAGCCCTACATGGAGTTCATGTTCATGGACGACCGCACGGTCGCCCAGATCGCTCCGTCGGGTAACTTCGGCAACACGCTGTCGATCAACTGCGACAACCCGCTTCTGGGTGCCGGTCAGGTTGCGGCGTTCTGCGACGATGAAAACCTGCTCGTCAGCCCGCTGCCGGGCGATGCCTTCTTCACCGTCGGCAACGTCGCGCGCGAAAACGCCGCTCGCGCCGAACGCAACATTGGTGAACCGCAGCTGCCGACCACGCCGTTCGATTTCATCGATCCGCTGACCGGCAACACCTACAACCGCGGCTTCCTGCAGCTGCTGCGTCGCAACGTCGAAGGCGGTGCGCGTCAGGACGATCTCCAGCACGTTTCCTATCGTGCCGTGATCGGGATGCGCGGCGAACTGTCGCCGGCGTGGTCGTATGATGCCTACTACCAGTATGGCCGCAACAACTACAACCAGACCTACCTCAACGACTTCTCGGTCACGCGCCTTGGCCGTGCCCTCGATATCGTGGAAGGTCCGAATGGCACGCCGGTGTGCCGTTCGACGCTCGACGGTTCGGACGTGAACTGCGTGCCGTGGGACATCTTCTCGCCGGGCACGGTTGCTCCGTCGGATGCTTCGATCCAGTACCTCTCGACCCCGGGCTTCTCGCGCGGCATCGTGAGCCAGCAGGTCGCAAGTGCATACCTTTCGGGCTCGCTGGGTGAATACGGCTTCAAGACTCCCTGGGCCGACCAGGGCGTGGACGTCGTGTTCGGTGCCGAATATCGTAAGGAAAGCCTCGAGTTCAACTCGGACACCGCCTTCAGCACCGGCGATCTCGCCGGTCAGGGCGCGGCGACCCTTCCGGTGCGCGGCAGCTTCGACGTGACGGAATTCTTCACCGAAATCCGTCTGCCGATCGCGCAGGACAGCTGGGTGTATGACTTCACGCTCACCGGCGGTTACCGTTATTCGGACTACAGCACCGGCGTGAATACCGACACCTACAAGATCGAGGGTGAATTCGCCCCGACCCGCGACTTCCGCCTGCGCGGTGGTTACAACCGGGCCGTTCGTGCACCCACGGTGCAGGATCTGTTCGCGCCGAACCTCGTCGCTCTCGATGGCTCGTCGGACCCGTGCGCCGGCTTCACCATCACCGCTGCTGACACCGGCTGTCTGGCCCAGGGCCTGACCGTCGGTCAGTTCGTGGCGCCGAACCCGGCTGACCAGTACAACGGGTTCGTCGGCGGCAACGCCAACCTGAACCCCGAAAAGGCCGACACCTACACCGGTGGTGTGGTGCTGACCCCGACCTTCCTGCCCGGCTTCACGGCGAGTGTTGACTACTTCAACATCGCCATCGAGCAGGCAATCGGCGGGATCGGTTCGGACACCATCCTCGCGGCCTGTACGGCTTCGGCGGATCCGTTCTTCTGCGGCCTCATCAACCGCGATCCCTCGGGCTCGCTGTGGCGTTCGGCGGCTGGTTTCACGACCAACGTCACGCAGAACATCGGTGGCTTCGAGACCTCGGGTATCGACGCTCAGGTGAACTACAGCACCGAGATCGGCAATGCCGGTACGCTGAGCTTCAACTTCCTGGGCACCTGGACCGAAAAGCTGGTGATCGACACCGGCGTTTCGATCCCGGGCACCGACCAGACCTATGACTGCGTCGGTCTCTACGGCAACGTCTGCGGTCAGCCGACCCCGGAATGGCGCCACCAGGCCCGTCTCGGGTTCAACACCCGCAGCGGCTTCGGCGCTTCGCTTCGTTGGCGTTATTTCGACAGCGTCACGGTCGACGCGGTCGAAAACAACACCAACCTGCGCAACGTCAGTGCAGCCGGTCCGGCTCCGGGTGGGGTCGCCCGTCCGGGTGTCGCCAAGTTCGACGATGTCAGCTACTTCGACCTGACCTTCACGTTCGAAGCCGCCGACAACTTCAACTTCGTGCTCGGTGCGAACAACGTGCTCGACAAGGCGCCCCAGACCACCGGCTCGCAGGCTTGCCCCGCGGGTTCGTGCAACGGCAACGTCTACGCGCAGCTCTATGATGCGCTGGGCCGCTACATCTTCGCCGGTGTGACGCTTGATTTCTAA
- a CDS encoding type II secretion system F family protein: protein MINQPSGPTLLGFDVILVGSLLAGLAAFAVMLAIYAAVTIRDPMAKRVKALEARREQLKAGIVTSGSKKRTSLVRRTDTTDKVKNSLGRLNVLQDSQLKDIQQKLAHAGYRNKELAVVIIGARAILPILVGGLMGTLIYIVNFWPDWSPMFRLIVFGGSVWASYKGPEIFLSNKASKRTKEIQKGLPDALDLLVICAEAGLTVDAAFNRVAKELGRAYPELGDEFALTAIELSFLNERKMAFNNLAYRVNLEAVKGVVTTMIQTERYGTPLASALRVLSAEFRNERMMRAEEKAARLPAIMTVPLIVFILPTLFVVILGPAACSISDNLVNK, encoded by the coding sequence ATGATCAACCAACCCAGCGGCCCGACGCTCCTCGGCTTCGACGTCATCCTCGTCGGCTCCCTGCTTGCAGGTCTGGCGGCCTTCGCGGTGATGCTGGCGATCTACGCCGCGGTCACCATCCGCGATCCGATGGCCAAGCGCGTCAAGGCGCTGGAAGCGCGGCGCGAACAGCTCAAGGCCGGGATCGTCACCTCGGGCTCGAAGAAGCGCACGAGTCTGGTGCGTCGCACCGACACGACCGACAAGGTCAAGAACAGCCTCGGGCGCCTCAACGTCCTGCAGGACAGCCAGCTCAAGGACATCCAGCAGAAGCTGGCGCACGCGGGCTACCGCAACAAGGAACTGGCGGTCGTCATCATCGGCGCCCGCGCGATCCTGCCGATCCTGGTCGGCGGGTTGATGGGCACGCTCATTTACATCGTCAACTTCTGGCCCGACTGGAGCCCGATGTTCCGCCTGATCGTGTTCGGCGGCAGCGTGTGGGCGTCCTACAAGGGCCCGGAAATCTTCCTGAGCAACAAGGCGAGCAAGCGCACCAAGGAGATCCAGAAGGGCCTGCCCGACGCGCTCGACCTCCTCGTCATCTGCGCCGAAGCCGGTCTGACCGTCGATGCCGCCTTCAACCGCGTCGCCAAGGAACTGGGCCGCGCCTATCCCGAACTGGGCGACGAATTCGCCCTGACCGCGATCGAGCTTTCGTTCCTCAACGAACGCAAGATGGCCTTCAACAACCTCGCCTACCGCGTCAATCTGGAAGCGGTGAAGGGCGTGGTGACGACCATGATCCAGACCGAACGCTACGGCACCCCGCTCGCCTCGGCGCTGCGCGTGCTCTCGGCGGAATTCCGCAACGAGCGCATGATGCGCGCCGAAGAGAAGGCTGCGCGTCTTCCGGCGATCATGACCGTGCCGCTGATCGTGTTCATTCTGCCGACGCTGTTCGTCGTCATCCTTGGCCCGGCGGCCTGTTCGATCTCGGACAACCTCGTCAACAAGTAA
- a CDS encoding SDR family NAD(P)-dependent oxidoreductase, translating into MEVSANTPAVVTGGASGLGAATARALAAKGAKVAIFDMNAEKGEALAAEIGGVFCLVNVTKDEDVDAGFAKAREAHGQERILVNCAGIGNAIKTASRSKEDGSIKHFPISAFDFVIQVNLIGTFRCIAKSAAGMLTLDPLDENGERGAIVNTASVAGEDGQIGQAAYSASKAGVIGMTLPIARDLMNEGIRVNTILPGIFDTPLLAAAPQNVRDALAASVPFPKRLGIPTEYAKLALCMIETGYFNGEDVRLDGAIRMAPR; encoded by the coding sequence ATGGAAGTTTCAGCCAATACCCCCGCCGTCGTCACCGGCGGTGCCTCGGGCCTCGGCGCGGCAACGGCGCGCGCGCTGGCGGCCAAGGGCGCCAAGGTCGCGATCTTCGACATGAACGCCGAAAAGGGTGAAGCGCTCGCCGCGGAAATCGGCGGGGTGTTCTGCCTCGTCAACGTGACCAAGGACGAGGACGTCGACGCCGGTTTCGCCAAGGCGCGCGAGGCCCACGGGCAGGAGCGCATTCTCGTCAACTGCGCCGGGATCGGCAACGCGATCAAGACCGCCAGTCGCAGCAAGGAAGACGGCTCGATCAAGCACTTTCCCATCTCGGCCTTCGACTTCGTCATTCAGGTCAACCTGATCGGCACCTTCCGCTGCATCGCCAAGTCGGCAGCCGGGATGCTAACGCTCGACCCGCTCGACGAGAACGGCGAGCGCGGCGCGATCGTCAACACCGCGTCGGTCGCCGGTGAAGATGGCCAGATTGGCCAGGCGGCATACTCGGCCTCGAAGGCGGGCGTGATCGGCATGACGCTGCCCATCGCGCGCGACCTGATGAACGAGGGTATCCGCGTGAACACCATCCTGCCGGGCATCTTCGACACCCCGCTGCTCGCCGCCGCGCCGCAGAACGTGCGTGACGCGCTGGCCGCATCGGTGCCGTTCCCCAAGCGCCTCGGCATCCCGACCGAATATGCCAAGCTCGCCCTGTGCATGATCGAGACCGGCTATTTCAACGGCGAGGACGTGCGCCTCGACGGTGCGATCCGGATGGCCCCTCGCTAG
- a CDS encoding crotonase/enoyl-CoA hydratase family protein: MTEYTQIIVAKADGIATITLNRPEKMNAYTRTMGQEIMAAMDDIDADDAVRAVIFTGSGDRAFCAGADLTPEGGGHVFSDPSEVADLSDPKVRDGGGLLALRLFESKKPLISACNGVAVGVGATMQLAMDIRLASETARYGFVFARRGIVPEAASSWFLPRIVGIQQALEWCYTGRVFDAAEAKAGGLVRSVHAPGDLLPAATALAREIADNTSGVSVAMTRAMMWRLSATDHPMEAHKIDSRAIYRLSRGADAKEGIASFLEKRPPAYPGRVSADMPDFYPWWDERPYE; the protein is encoded by the coding sequence ATGACCGAATACACCCAGATCATCGTCGCCAAGGCCGATGGCATTGCCACGATCACGCTGAACCGTCCCGAGAAGATGAACGCCTATACTCGCACGATGGGGCAGGAGATCATGGCGGCGATGGACGATATCGACGCCGATGATGCGGTGCGCGCGGTGATCTTCACCGGCAGCGGGGATCGGGCCTTCTGCGCCGGGGCGGACCTCACGCCCGAGGGCGGCGGGCACGTGTTCTCCGACCCCAGCGAGGTCGCCGACCTGTCCGATCCCAAGGTGCGCGATGGCGGGGGCCTGCTGGCGCTGCGCCTGTTTGAGAGCAAGAAGCCGCTGATCTCGGCCTGTAACGGCGTGGCGGTGGGCGTGGGCGCGACGATGCAATTGGCGATGGACATCCGCCTCGCGAGCGAGACCGCGCGCTACGGCTTCGTCTTCGCGCGGCGCGGGATCGTGCCCGAAGCCGCCTCGAGCTGGTTTCTGCCGCGCATCGTCGGCATCCAGCAGGCGCTCGAGTGGTGTTACACGGGCCGCGTGTTCGATGCGGCAGAGGCGAAGGCGGGCGGGCTGGTGCGTTCGGTTCATGCTCCGGGGGACCTGCTGCCCGCCGCCACGGCGCTGGCGCGGGAGATTGCCGACAACACTTCGGGCGTGTCGGTGGCGATGACGCGGGCGATGATGTGGCGGCTTTCGGCCACGGATCACCCGATGGAAGCGCACAAGATCGATTCCAGAGCGATTTACCGCCTCAGCCGCGGGGCCGACGCGAAGGAGGGCATCGCCAGCTTCCTCGAAAAGCGCCCGCCCGCCTATCCGGGCCGGGTCAGCGCCGACATGCCCGATTTCTACCCCTGGTGGGACGAACGCCCCTATGAGTGA
- a CDS encoding MarR family winged helix-turn-helix transcriptional regulator translates to MSEPGGTGGGQLAGFLPYQLSVTSNAVSGLIAERYRKRFGLKIPEWRVMAVLGDSGRMTQRALTAATVMDKVAVNRAVKVLEERGLIARVPNPGDGRSHLLALTGEGEAIHAEVMPLARATEAELLAGLAPEEEAALRRLLAGLRGRALRLAGHTPEGPEQG, encoded by the coding sequence ATGAGTGAACCGGGCGGCACGGGGGGAGGGCAGCTGGCGGGGTTTCTGCCCTACCAGCTCTCGGTCACCTCCAACGCGGTCAGCGGGCTCATCGCCGAGCGCTATCGCAAGCGGTTCGGGCTCAAGATCCCCGAATGGCGGGTGATGGCGGTGCTGGGCGACAGCGGGCGGATGACGCAGCGCGCGCTGACCGCGGCGACGGTGATGGACAAGGTCGCGGTCAACCGCGCGGTCAAGGTGCTGGAGGAGCGCGGGCTGATCGCACGAGTGCCCAATCCGGGCGACGGACGCTCGCACCTGCTGGCACTGACGGGGGAGGGCGAGGCGATCCACGCCGAGGTCATGCCGCTCGCCCGCGCCACCGAAGCCGAACTGCTCGCCGGCCTCGCGCCTGAGGAGGAGGCGGCGCTGCGCCGTCTGCTCGCCGGGCTGCGCGGGCGGGCGCTGCGGCTGGCGGGCCATACGCCAGAAGGGCCGGAGCAGGGGTGA
- a CDS encoding NAD-dependent succinate-semialdehyde dehydrogenase, producing the protein MATIETRNPATDTRIATYDLMSKDEAFAIVEAAHTAFEDWRTRSFEERAPVLRKIAGKLRDNSDRIAELMTHEVGKLLRDGKTEVELCARLFEYAADNGAEELADEERTHSGGKKRGIVTYQPIGVLYSIQPWNFPLYQPVRVLADNLMAGNACVLKHASICTGTGLLLRDLCLEAGLPKGLFDVLLVDHDVSDEIIAHDKIRAVTMTGSDGAGAHIGKTAAAARKKTVLELGSNDAYLVLEDADIELAVKTSVTGRLYNNGETCVSAKRFVVTDAVYDDFVAAFVERMKSAKMGDPMKEDTQLGPLSSEDQYRTICEQVEKSLAGGATLLCGGDPDENATGWYYPPTVLADCKPGTPAYDDELFGPVASVIRAKDDEDAMRIANDSRYGLGGGIFSKDEDKAIRLARDHFDTGMVRINSFGAADPNMPFGGVKNSGYGREHGGFGMKEFVNAKAIFLP; encoded by the coding sequence ATGGCTACCATCGAAACCCGCAACCCCGCCACCGACACCCGCATCGCCACCTACGACCTGATGAGCAAGGACGAAGCCTTTGCCATCGTCGAGGCGGCGCATACCGCTTTCGAAGACTGGCGCACCCGCAGCTTCGAAGAGCGCGCGCCGGTGCTGCGCAAGATCGCAGGCAAGCTGCGCGATAACAGCGACCGCATCGCCGAGCTGATGACCCACGAAGTCGGGAAGCTGCTGCGCGACGGCAAAACCGAAGTCGAACTCTGCGCCCGCCTGTTCGAATATGCCGCCGACAATGGTGCGGAAGAACTCGCTGACGAGGAACGCACTCACTCGGGCGGCAAGAAGCGCGGGATCGTAACCTATCAGCCGATTGGCGTGCTCTATTCGATCCAGCCGTGGAATTTCCCGCTCTACCAGCCGGTGCGCGTGCTGGCCGACAATCTCATGGCGGGGAATGCCTGCGTGTTGAAGCACGCCTCGATCTGCACCGGCACCGGGCTGCTGCTGCGCGATCTGTGCCTCGAAGCGGGCCTGCCCAAAGGGCTGTTCGACGTGCTCCTCGTCGATCACGATGTCTCGGACGAGATCATCGCGCATGACAAGATCCGCGCCGTCACCATGACGGGCAGCGACGGTGCGGGCGCGCATATCGGCAAGACCGCCGCCGCCGCGCGCAAGAAGACCGTGCTCGAACTCGGCTCGAACGACGCCTATCTGGTGCTGGAAGATGCCGACATCGAACTGGCGGTGAAGACCTCGGTCACGGGCCGCCTCTACAACAATGGCGAGACCTGCGTTTCGGCCAAGCGTTTCGTGGTGACGGACGCGGTCTATGACGATTTCGTCGCCGCCTTCGTGGAACGGATGAAGAGCGCCAAGATGGGCGATCCGATGAAGGAGGACACCCAGCTCGGCCCGCTTTCGAGCGAAGACCAGTATCGCACCATTTGCGAGCAGGTCGAAAAGAGCCTCGCTGGCGGTGCCACCCTGCTGTGCGGCGGCGACCCGGATGAGAACGCGACGGGCTGGTATTATCCGCCCACGGTGCTTGCCGACTGCAAGCCCGGCACCCCTGCTTATGACGACGAACTGTTCGGCCCTGTCGCCTCGGTGATCCGCGCCAAGGACGATGAAGACGCAATGCGCATCGCCAACGACAGCCGCTATGGCCTCGGCGGCGGAATCTTCTCGAAGGATGAGGACAAGGCCATCCGCCTCGCCCGCGACCACTTCGACACCGGCATGGTGCGCATCAATTCCTTCGGCGCGGCGGACCCCAACATGCCCTTCGGCGGGGTCAAGAACTCGGGTTACGGCCGCGAGCATGGCGGCTTCGGGATGAAGGAATTCGTCAACGCCAAGGCGATCTTCCTGCCCTGA
- a CDS encoding SDR family oxidoreductase translates to MNILIAGATGNTGLRLTRELAKRGHDTVALVRESSDTVGLPKATEQRLADLTDLDDSVTRGCDVVIFAAGSGGGTSEEMTDKVDRDGAIRLIEIAEQTGVKRFVMLSSVGAGDPPADSDLKHYLEAKHAADERLMASSLEYAILRPVSLTEDGPTGDVVLGDDVDHGAKATRGDVAMLLADAAESDEWVGKVTLMQTAA, encoded by the coding sequence ATGAACATTCTCATCGCCGGAGCCACCGGCAACACCGGCCTGCGCCTCACCCGCGAACTCGCCAAGCGCGGCCATGATACCGTCGCGCTGGTGCGCGAAAGCTCGGACACCGTGGGCCTGCCCAAGGCAACCGAACAGCGCCTCGCCGACCTCACCGATCTCGACGACAGCGTCACCAGGGGCTGCGACGTGGTGATCTTCGCCGCCGGATCGGGCGGCGGGACGAGCGAGGAAATGACCGACAAGGTCGACCGCGACGGCGCGATCCGGCTGATCGAGATTGCCGAGCAGACCGGCGTGAAGCGCTTCGTGATGCTGAGCTCGGTCGGCGCGGGCGATCCGCCGGCGGACAGCGACCTCAAGCACTACCTCGAAGCCAAGCACGCCGCCGACGAGCGCCTGATGGCAAGCAGCCTCGAATATGCGATCCTGCGCCCGGTCAGCCTCACCGAGGATGGCCCCACGGGCGACGTGGTGCTGGGCGACGATGTCGACCACGGCGCCAAGGCCACGCGCGGCGATGTCGCGATGCTGCTCGCCGATGCGGCGGAGAGCGACGAGTGGGTCGGCAAGGTCACGCTGATGCAGACCGCCGCCTGA
- a CDS encoding acetyl-CoA C-acetyltransferase: protein MTTAYIVEAVRTAGGRRGGRLAGVHPVDLLAKSLDAIVERSGIDPKSIDDVVTGCVSQAGEQALQVGRMGVLASKLLPQSTPAVTIDRQCGSSQQAIQFAAQAVMSGTQDVVIASGVESMTRVPMGSNVTLHMKEGLLQKAAGLEEKFPGINFSQFMGAEMIVKKHGFTKDQLDQFAYDSHRKAIAATQSGAFEREIVPVEIETPEGTQMHTVDEGIRFDASLEGIAGVKLLSPDGALTAASSSQICDGSSAVLVVSEAALKAHGLTPLARIHNLTVTAGDPVIMLEEPLFATDKALQRAGMTIDDIDLFEVNEAFASVPLAWLKHTGADPERLNVHGGAIALGHPLGASGTKLMATLVHTLKRHGKKYGLQTMCEGGGVANVTIIESL from the coding sequence ATGACCACAGCCTATATTGTCGAAGCTGTCCGCACCGCCGGCGGGCGTCGCGGCGGGCGCTTGGCCGGGGTGCATCCGGTTGATCTGCTGGCGAAATCGCTCGATGCCATTGTCGAGCGCTCGGGGATCGACCCCAAGTCGATCGACGATGTCGTGACCGGCTGCGTCAGCCAGGCGGGCGAGCAGGCCTTGCAGGTCGGGCGCATGGGTGTGCTGGCGAGCAAGCTGCTCCCGCAATCGACCCCGGCCGTCACCATCGACCGCCAGTGCGGCTCCAGCCAGCAGGCGATCCAGTTCGCGGCGCAGGCGGTTATGAGCGGCACGCAGGACGTGGTGATCGCCAGCGGCGTCGAAAGCATGACCCGCGTGCCGATGGGCTCCAACGTCACGCTGCACATGAAGGAAGGTCTGCTGCAAAAGGCGGCGGGGCTGGAGGAGAAGTTTCCCGGCATCAACTTCAGCCAGTTCATGGGCGCGGAGATGATCGTCAAGAAGCACGGCTTCACCAAGGATCAGCTCGACCAGTTCGCCTATGACAGCCACCGCAAGGCGATTGCCGCCACGCAGTCCGGCGCGTTCGAGCGTGAGATCGTGCCGGTGGAGATCGAAACTCCCGAAGGCACCCAGATGCACACCGTCGATGAAGGTATCCGCTTCGATGCGAGCCTCGAAGGCATCGCAGGCGTCAAGCTGCTCTCGCCCGATGGTGCGTTGACCGCGGCCTCGTCGAGCCAGATCTGCGACGGTTCCTCGGCGGTGCTGGTGGTGAGCGAGGCGGCCTTGAAAGCTCACGGCCTCACCCCGCTGGCGCGCATTCACAACCTCACCGTCACCGCGGGCGATCCGGTGATTATGCTGGAAGAGCCGCTCTTCGCGACCGACAAGGCCTTGCAGCGCGCCGGCATGACCATCGACGATATCGACCTGTTCGAGGTGAACGAGGCCTTCGCATCCGTGCCGCTCGCGTGGCTCAAGCACACCGGGGCTGACCCGGAACGGCTGAACGTCCACGGCGGCGCGATTGCGCTCGGGCACCCGCTGGGTGCGAGCGGCACCAAGCTGATGGCGACGCTGGTCCACACCCTGAAGCGCCACGGCAAGAAATACGGCCTCCAGACGATGTGCGAAGGCGGCGGTGTCGCCAACGTGACGATTATCGAGAGCCTTTAA